From a region of the Drosophila virilis strain 15010-1051.87 chromosome 3, Dvir_AGI_RSII-ME, whole genome shotgun sequence genome:
- the LOC6623939 gene encoding uncharacterized protein, which translates to MDLLYLNTLQNLTLLPGSFVGQCIDQLNALYDMELNVYVEFGNKSLFDNLMPTRVPGIPTLRISNATLQLVLNGNFSERALTIIFLEDAHALSMVSYLTTWLWRAQQLHVLIIYPAATPGKLFQLFAHCWRQGLVHILVVLPRTQELYSYMPYPKLRLLEMATTLQYFNRTRGLLWDFHGFEITCGILPSGAPRAFLFRDHRNRVIYAGYMLRMILDFISHYKGSIRTRTLDTLKEANEALSSRFVDFLPYLLAETPNFTGSVVLWHENSFLMAPSARLLPRYMYLLKPYDWVTWLACLAMLIYCSAALFLLSRGRRTLSGAFLEILRLTLFLPPGRDLIAPPAPRRLLLYTIMTVAGLMLTNLYLAQLSSNLAAGLYERQLNTFDDLEGTDYELPQEEVELNFLHKLPDLHPQLAKRLVVTPEQLVDKYRLELNTSMLHNGFEDSIEFALYQQKFLRVPLFHKLPKIIYQQPFFMPAAYGRPYLKIFNWYVRRMFEGGILLKMKSDGFAHGIQSGRLRFVNRARYQEVNSNDLEYYYAAAGVWLCGILLSTACFIYESWLGSSSRLTEGV; encoded by the coding sequence ATGGACTTACTTTACCTGAACACGCTACAGAATCTAACGTTGCTGCCGGGCAGCTTTGTCGGCCAGTGCATTGATCAGCTCAACGCTTTGTACGACATGGAACTTAATGTGTACGTCGAGTTTGGAAACAAATCGCTTTTTGATAATCTGATGCCAACTAGAGTACCTGGCATACCAACACTTCGGATTAGCAATGCGACACTGCAGCTTGTACTTAATGGCAACTTCAGTGAACGTGCTCTGACCATTATATTTCTGGAGGACGCGCATGCTCTTAGCATGGTTAGCTATCTCACCACCTGGCTGTGGCGTGCTCAGCAACTGCATGTGCTCATCATTTATCCGGCGGCCACGCCGGGTAAGTTGTTTCAACTCTTTGCTCATTGCTGGCGTCAGGGCTTGGTGCACATTCTAGTGGTGTTGCCGCGCACTCAGGAGCTGTATAGCTATATGCCGTATCCGAAACTGCGACTGCTGGAGATGGCAACTACGCTGCAGTATTTTAATCGCACACGTGGCTTGCTTTGGGATTTTCATGGGTTTGAGATAACTTGTGGCATTCTGCCGAGCGGCGCACCTAGGGCCTTTCTTTTTAGAGACCATCGAAATCGTGTTATATATGCTGGTTATATGCTGCGTATGATACTGGACTTTATTAGCCACTACAAGGGCAGCATACGAACTCGCACACTGGATACCTTAAAGGAAGCTAATGAAGCGCTCAGCAGTCGCTTCGTCGACTTTTTACCGTATCTGCTGGCAGAGACACCGAATTTCACGGGCAGTGTTGTCCTCTGGCATGAGAACAGTTTTCTAATGGCACCATCAGCTAGGCTGTTGCCCAGGTATATGTACCTGCTGAAGCCCTACGACTGGGTCACCTGGCTGGCATGTCTGGCCATGTTGATCTACTGTAGTGCTGCATTGTTTCTGCTCTCTCGGGGACGCCGCACTTTGAGTGGCGCCTTTCTGGAAATCTTGCGCTTAACGCTCTTTCTGCCGCCCGGCAGAGATCTGATTGCTCCACCTGCGCCACGTCGCCTGCTGCTTTACACTATAATGACAGTAGCTGGGTTAATGCTGACCAATCTTTACCTGGCGCAGCTGTCCAGCAATTTGGCGGCGGGCCTTTATGAAAGGCAGCTGAACACCTTCGACGACTTGGAGGGCACGGATTACGAGTTGCCGCAAGAGGAAGTCGAATTGAACTTTTTACACAAGCTGCCCGATCTGCATCCGCAGCTGGCCAAACGTCTGGTGGTCACACCGGAGCAGCTGGTGGATAAATATCGACTCGAACTGAACACCAGCATGCTGCACAACGGCTTTGAAGATAGCATTGAGTTTGCACTGTACCAGCAAAAGTTTTTACGCGTTCCATTATTCCACAAGCTACCGAAGATCATCTACCAGCAGCCCTTCTTCATGCCCGCGGCCTATGGGCGCCCCTACCTAAAGATCTTCAATTGGTATGTGCGGCGCATGTTCGAGGGCGGAATCTTGCTCAAGATGAAAAGCGATGGGTTTGCCCATGGGATTCAGAGTGGACGTTTGCGTTTTGTAAACCGTGCCAGATACCAGGAGGTGAATTCCAATGATCTGGAGTACTACTATGCGGCAGCTGGAGTTTGGCTATGTGGCATATTGTTATCCACTGCATGCTTTATCTATGAGAGTTGGCTGGGCTCCAGTTCGCGATTAACAGAGGGAGTGTAA